Proteins encoded within one genomic window of Apis mellifera strain DH4 linkage group LG1, Amel_HAv3.1, whole genome shotgun sequence:
- the LOC411704 gene encoding guanine nucleotide-binding protein G(i) subunit alpha, with amino-acid sequence MGCAVSTTGEKEAAERSKKIDKDLRADGERAASEVKLLLLGAGESGKSTIVKQMKIIHETGYSKEECEQYKPVVCSNTVQSLMTIIRAMGQLRIDFADPNKADIARQFFTLASAAEEGELTGELALLMKRLWQDAGVQLCFTRSREYQLNDSAAYYLNALDRIAQPNYIPTQQDVLRTRVKTTGIVETHFSFKGLHFKMFDVGGQRSERKKWIHCFEGVTAIIFCVALSGYDLVLAEDEEMNRMIESMKLFDSICNSKWFVETSIILFLNKKDLFEEKITRSPLTICFPEYKGANTYEECASYIQMKFENLNKRKDQKQIYTHFTCATDTSNIQFVFDAVTDVIIKNNLSNCGLLS; translated from the exons ATGGGCTGCGCGGTGAGTACTACCGGCGAGAAAGAAGCTGCAGAAAGATCTAAGAAGATCGACAAGGATCTTAGAGCTGATGGGGAGCGGGCCGCTAGTGAGGTCAAACTCCTCCTACTtg GAGCTGGAGAATCTGGAAAATCTACTATagtaaaacaaatgaaaattattcatgaaaCAGGCTATAGTAAAGAAGAATGTGAACAATATAAACCTGTAGTTTGCAGTAATACAGTTCAAAGTCTTATGACAATAATTAGAGCCATGGGTCAACTTCGAATTGACTTTGCAGATCCTAATAAAGCG gatATAGCACGTCAATTCTTTACCCTAGCTTCTGCTGCAGAGGAGGGTGAACTAACTGGGGAACTGGCATTATTAATGAAACGATTATGGCAGGATGCTGGAGTACAACTTTGTTTCACCCGCAGTAGAGAATATCAACTAAATGATTCAGCAGCATATTATCTTAATGCTTTAGATCGTATAGCTCAGCCTAATTACATTCCTACTCAGCAAGATGTTCTTAGAACACGTGTAAAGACAACAGGAATAGTGGAaacacatttttcttttaagggTTTACATTTTAa AATGTTTGATGTAGGAGGTCAAAgatcagaaagaaaaaaatggatacaCTGTTTTGAAGGAGTTACtgctattattttttgtgttGCATTAAGTGGATATGACTTAGTACTTGCAGAGGATGAAGAAATGAATAGAATGATAGAATCAATGAAACTATTTGACTCTATTTGCAATAGCAAGTGGTTTGTTGAaacatcaattattttatttctaaacaaAAAAGATCTTTTTGAAGAGAAGATCACAAGGAGCCCATTAACTATTTGTTTCCCAGAGTATAAAGGTGCTAACACTTATGAAGAATGTGCTTCTTacattcaaatgaaatttgaaaatctaaataaaagaaaagatcagaaacaaatttatacacATTTTACATGTGCTACTGATACAtctaatattcaatttgtatTTGATGCTGTAACTGATGTTATAATCAAAAACAATTTGAGTAATTGTGgtttattaagttaa